Proteins encoded by one window of Lutibacter sp. A64:
- a CDS encoding radical SAM protein codes for MYKHLFGPVPSRRLGMSLGIDLIPKKVCSLNCVYCEVGKTTNLTTERLEYVKYNSVITELEKFMSNNPKIDYFTFSGSGEPTLNSKIGAILKFIKKKYPIIKTAILTNGTLLYDKNLRKELMDADVILPSLDAASKEVFLKINRPSKKLTIESHIQGLVDLRKEYKGKIWLEILFLKGYNDSKKELTLMKEAILKIKPDSIQLNTLDRPGTRQDLIPLTKMELQEISDYWKLPNVEIIASPDKRSNIESYNGNIETAILETIARRPCTLDDLHTFLGIHINEINKYLAGLEALDKIKNVHLERGVFYELKHK; via the coding sequence ATGTATAAACATCTTTTTGGTCCAGTACCATCGCGTAGGTTGGGTATGTCCTTAGGAATTGATTTAATACCTAAAAAAGTTTGCTCCTTAAACTGTGTTTACTGCGAAGTAGGAAAAACCACTAATCTTACAACCGAAAGATTAGAATATGTGAAATATAACAGTGTAATTACTGAGTTAGAAAAATTTATGAGCAACAATCCTAAAATTGATTATTTCACTTTTTCAGGATCTGGAGAACCCACTTTAAACAGTAAAATTGGAGCTATATTAAAATTTATCAAAAAAAAATACCCAATAATTAAAACTGCAATTTTAACAAACGGAACCTTGCTTTATGATAAAAACTTAAGAAAGGAATTGATGGATGCTGATGTTATTCTACCATCATTAGATGCTGCTAGTAAAGAGGTGTTTTTAAAAATTAACAGACCTTCTAAAAAATTAACTATTGAATCACATATACAAGGATTAGTAGATTTACGAAAAGAATACAAAGGCAAAATTTGGCTCGAAATACTTTTTTTAAAAGGATACAATGATTCTAAAAAGGAGCTAACTTTAATGAAGGAAGCAATTCTTAAAATTAAACCCGATAGTATTCAATTAAACACTTTAGACCGCCCAGGAACAAGACAAGACTTAATTCCATTAACAAAAATGGAATTACAAGAAATTAGTGATTATTGGAAGTTACCAAATGTTGAAATAATAGCCTCTCCAGATAAACGATCAAATATTGAATCGTATAACGGCAATATTGAAACAGCCATTTTAGAAACAATTGCAAGAAGACCTTGTACATTAGATGATTTACATACTTTTTTAGGCATCCATATTAACGAAATAAATAAATATTTAGCAGGATTGGAAGCTCTTGATAAAATTAAAAATGTTCACCTTGAAAGAGGCGTATTTTATGAATTAAAACATAAATAA
- a CDS encoding PPK2 family polyphosphate kinase, which yields MNKYKVTGTIKLNELETKEVEKKAKKKLKAIRKKISEIQEAMYAEGEYAVLICLQGMDTSGKDSLIREVFKNVSAQGVVVHSFKVPTELELKHDYLWRHYIALPAKGKIGVFNRTHYENVLVTRVHPEYIFGEKIPSVKSLDDLNDDFYKNRMEEINNFEKFISDNGTIILKFFLNLSKEEQKNRLLRRLRLKEKNWKFSPSDLKERKLWDKYQFCYQDLLNKTSKENAPWYVIPADDKPTARLIVAETIYKTLKQYNFKEPELPKKYKIEIENYKAQLEGEK from the coding sequence ATGAATAAATATAAAGTTACAGGTACTATAAAATTAAATGAACTAGAAACTAAAGAAGTTGAAAAAAAAGCTAAAAAGAAATTAAAAGCCATAAGAAAAAAAATAAGTGAAATTCAAGAGGCAATGTATGCCGAAGGTGAATATGCCGTTTTAATTTGTTTACAAGGCATGGATACTTCAGGAAAAGATAGTTTAATTCGTGAGGTTTTTAAAAATGTTAGTGCACAAGGTGTTGTGGTGCATAGCTTTAAAGTACCAACGGAGTTGGAGTTAAAACATGATTATTTATGGCGTCATTATATTGCATTACCAGCTAAAGGTAAAATAGGTGTTTTTAACAGAACACATTACGAAAATGTATTGGTAACACGTGTGCATCCAGAATATATTTTTGGAGAAAAAATTCCTTCAGTAAAAAGTTTAGACGATTTAAATGATGATTTTTACAAAAACAGAATGGAAGAAATAAATAATTTCGAAAAATTTATTTCTGATAATGGAACTATTATTTTAAAATTCTTTTTAAACCTTTCAAAAGAAGAGCAAAAAAATAGATTACTGCGTAGGTTACGCCTAAAAGAAAAAAACTGGAAATTCTCTCCCTCAGATTTAAAAGAGCGTAAACTTTGGGATAAGTATCAGTTTTGTTACCAAGATTTATTAAATAAAACTTCTAAAGAAAATGCGCCTTGGTATGTAATTCCTGCAGACGATAAACCAACAGCTCGTTTAATTGTTGCGGAAACTATTTATAAAACTTTAAAACAATACAATTTTAAAGAGCCAGAACTGCCAAAAAAATATAAAATTGAAATTGAAAATTATAAAGCTCAGTTAGAAGGAGAAAAGTAA
- a CDS encoding 3'-5' exonuclease, with the protein MELKLTKPIIFFDLETTGINIAKDRIVEISILKVFPNGNKESKTWLVNPEMEIPKESSDIHGITNEKVVTEPTFKELAGEVSKMIAGCDLAGFNSNRFDIPLLAEEMLRANVNFDMENRVAIDVQVIFHKKEERTLSAGYKFYCGKDLENAHSAEADTIATYEILKAQLDKYDDLENDIKFLNEYSTHKKRADFAGFIMYNDKDEEIFTFGKYKGQKVSDILKKDKGYYSWIQNADFPLYTKKVLSQIKEKTFVNKKESTLEDLQKKFNQKI; encoded by the coding sequence ATGGAATTAAAGCTAACAAAACCGATTATTTTTTTCGATTTAGAAACAACAGGAATCAATATTGCAAAAGATAGAATTGTAGAAATATCTATTTTAAAAGTGTTTCCAAACGGAAATAAAGAAAGTAAAACTTGGTTGGTAAATCCTGAAATGGAAATACCTAAAGAGTCTTCAGATATTCACGGAATTACTAACGAAAAAGTAGTTACAGAGCCTACTTTTAAAGAATTAGCGGGCGAGGTGAGTAAAATGATTGCTGGTTGCGATTTAGCAGGTTTTAATTCTAATAGATTCGATATTCCATTGCTTGCTGAAGAAATGCTAAGAGCAAATGTTAATTTTGATATGGAAAATAGAGTTGCAATAGATGTACAAGTGATTTTTCATAAAAAAGAAGAAAGAACATTAAGTGCTGGTTATAAATTTTATTGCGGTAAAGATCTAGAAAATGCACATTCTGCAGAAGCAGATACAATAGCAACTTACGAAATTTTAAAAGCGCAGTTAGATAAATATGATGACCTTGAAAATGATATTAAGTTTTTAAATGAATATTCAACACATAAAAAAAGAGCTGATTTTGCTGGGTTTATTATGTATAATGATAAAGATGAGGAAATATTTACTTTTGGAAAATATAAAGGTCAGAAAGTTTCTGATATTTTAAAGAAAGACAAAGGTTATTATTCTTGGATTCAAAATGCAGATTTTCCATTATACACTAAAAAAGTATTGAGTCAAATTAAAGAAAAAACATTTGTTAATAAAAAAGAAAGTACTTTGGAAGATTTGCAAAAAAAATTCAATCAAAAAATTTAA
- a CDS encoding ABC transporter ATPase yields MFVNFEDLDKNARVWIYQANRAFTNNEVEIINEKTADFVLGWQRHGEDLKASFCIKYNQFIVLAVDEEFNNVSGCSIDASVNLIKNFEKIFSIDLTNKLNVSFRDGNAINIVSMADFQKYAKEQKITANTIVFNNLVTTKEAFENNWEVTADKSWHKRFLSS; encoded by the coding sequence ATGTTCGTTAATTTTGAAGATTTAGATAAAAATGCTAGAGTTTGGATTTACCAAGCAAATAGAGCGTTTACTAATAATGAAGTTGAAATTATAAATGAAAAAACAGCCGATTTTGTTCTAGGCTGGCAACGACATGGAGAAGATTTAAAAGCTTCTTTTTGTATTAAATACAATCAATTTATTGTATTGGCTGTAGATGAAGAATTTAACAACGTTTCAGGTTGTTCTATTGATGCATCTGTAAATTTAATTAAGAATTTTGAAAAGATTTTTTCAATAGACTTAACAAATAAGTTAAATGTTTCTTTTAGAGATGGAAATGCCATTAACATAGTTAGTATGGCAGATTTTCAAAAATATGCCAAAGAACAAAAAATTACTGCAAACACAATTGTTTTTAATAATTTGGTGACAACTAAAGAGGCTTTTGAAAATAATTGGGAAGTAACTGCAGATAAAAGTTGGCATAAACGCTTTTTGTCAAGCTAA
- a CDS encoding glycoside hydrolase family 3 N-terminal domain-containing protein codes for MIKKTVLIALFFCGTFLNAQSIDPLLVKDTLAQQKWVDTLLNNMTIDEKIGQLFMVAAYSNKDENHEKFISNLIEKYHIGALIFFQDDPLKQARLTNKYQAQSKIPLLIGIDGEWGLNMRLKETYRFPWNMTLGAVQNNSLITAFGVQVGKHCNRLGIHMNFAPVVDVNTNPENPIIGNRSFGENPVNVANKSTAFTLGIQSQKVLASAKHFPGHGDTATDSHHTLPTVDFTKQRLDSVELFPYKQNFEAGLASVMVAHLSVPELEPNQNLPSSLSKNIVTGLLKEQMGFKGLIITDALNMKGSANFNSPQEINLAAILAGNDLLDVPLNIPETVIRFKEALESGELTEERLDESVRKILKTKFWAGLNNYKPIETKNLIEDLNTVENELIHRKLVENSITLLKNESLVYPIQNLDKKRIAYVKLGDGDNKDFVEMLKNYTNVDVVSASNLYDLITKLKKYNLVIVGYHKSNTNPWKSFKFKETELVWLQEIARTNKVILDVFASPYSLLQIKTFENIDGLLLSYQNSKLSQEISAQMIFGALETKGKLPVAINKSFSEGHGLHSNSLKRLTYSIPEEVGLSSKVLKKIDSLAAIVIKDKMAPGLQVLVARKGAVVYNKSYGYHTDQKKTKVKNSDIYDVASMTKILASLPLIMELEEQKVLQLESTLGSLFPQYQGTNKDTLTVKELLSHYARLKAWIPFYFNTLDSVTSKPSKEYYSDTWSENFPFEVADKLYLTKSYKDSIFTKIATAGQRSRPGYKYSDLTFYIFKDIIENYYGKDLDKLTQERFYKAIGANNTGYLAIHKFPKSRIVPTEKDTYYRNQLVQGYVHDMGAAMQGGIGGHAGLFANANDVAKLMQLFLQKGFYGGKRYFKSETMDKFNHRYYEDLKVRRGLGFDKPQLNEKVKATCGCVSEESFGHSGFTGTYTWADPESEIVYVFLSNRVYPTMDNKSLVRSNIRTQIQQVIQDAIME; via the coding sequence ATGATAAAAAAAACAGTTTTAATAGCTTTATTTTTTTGTGGAACTTTTTTAAATGCTCAAAGTATAGATCCTTTGTTGGTTAAAGATACCTTGGCGCAACAAAAATGGGTAGATACCTTATTAAATAATATGACGATTGATGAAAAAATTGGTCAATTATTTATGGTAGCTGCATATTCTAATAAAGATGAAAATCACGAAAAATTTATTTCTAATTTAATTGAAAAATATCATATTGGTGCGCTTATCTTTTTTCAAGATGATCCATTAAAACAAGCGAGGTTAACAAATAAATACCAAGCGCAATCTAAAATTCCATTGTTAATTGGTATTGATGGTGAATGGGGTTTAAATATGCGTTTGAAAGAAACCTATCGTTTTCCTTGGAATATGACATTAGGGGCAGTTCAAAACAATTCGTTAATAACAGCTTTTGGTGTTCAAGTTGGAAAACATTGTAACCGTTTAGGAATTCATATGAATTTTGCGCCTGTAGTAGATGTAAATACAAACCCAGAAAACCCAATAATTGGAAATAGATCTTTTGGTGAAAATCCAGTAAATGTGGCAAATAAAAGTACGGCATTTACATTGGGAATTCAAAGTCAAAAAGTGCTTGCAAGTGCAAAACATTTTCCGGGGCACGGAGACACAGCAACAGATTCACATCATACTTTACCAACGGTAGATTTTACAAAACAACGTTTAGATTCTGTTGAATTATTTCCTTATAAACAAAATTTTGAAGCAGGTTTAGCAAGTGTTATGGTTGCACATTTAAGTGTGCCAGAATTAGAGCCAAATCAAAATTTACCTTCATCGCTATCAAAAAATATAGTAACAGGTCTGTTAAAAGAACAAATGGGTTTTAAAGGCTTAATTATTACCGATGCGCTTAATATGAAAGGTTCGGCTAATTTTAATTCGCCACAAGAAATTAATTTGGCAGCCATACTTGCAGGTAATGATTTGTTAGACGTACCTTTAAATATTCCAGAAACAGTAATTAGGTTTAAAGAAGCGTTAGAATCTGGAGAATTAACCGAAGAACGTTTAGACGAGTCTGTTAGAAAAATATTAAAAACAAAATTTTGGGCCGGATTAAATAACTATAAACCAATAGAAACTAAAAATTTAATAGAAGATTTAAATACTGTTGAAAATGAATTAATTCATAGAAAATTAGTAGAAAATTCAATTACATTATTAAAAAATGAATCGCTGGTTTATCCTATTCAAAATTTAGATAAAAAAAGAATTGCTTATGTAAAACTAGGTGATGGAGATAATAAAGATTTTGTAGAAATGTTAAAAAACTACACTAATGTAGATGTAGTTTCGGCGTCTAATCTATACGATTTAATCACAAAATTAAAAAAGTACAATTTAGTTATTGTAGGCTATCATAAATCCAATACTAACCCTTGGAAGAGTTTTAAATTTAAAGAAACTGAGTTGGTTTGGTTACAAGAAATTGCTCGTACCAATAAGGTTATTTTAGATGTTTTTGCAAGCCCTTATAGTTTATTACAAATAAAAACTTTTGAAAATATTGACGGACTTTTACTGTCGTATCAAAACAGTAAATTGTCTCAAGAGATTTCTGCACAAATGATTTTTGGAGCTCTTGAAACTAAAGGAAAATTGCCTGTTGCTATAAATAAATCTTTTTCTGAAGGTCACGGGTTACATTCAAATTCATTAAAAAGATTGACTTATTCTATACCAGAAGAGGTTGGGTTAAGTAGTAAAGTTTTAAAGAAAATAGATTCCTTAGCCGCAATTGTAATAAAAGATAAAATGGCGCCTGGTTTACAGGTTTTAGTAGCAAGAAAAGGTGCTGTAGTTTATAATAAAAGCTATGGTTATCATACAGATCAAAAGAAAACAAAAGTTAAAAATAGTGATATTTATGATGTAGCTTCAATGACAAAAATATTAGCTTCGTTACCATTGATTATGGAGTTAGAAGAGCAGAAGGTATTGCAGTTAGAAAGTACTTTGGGTTCTTTATTTCCTCAATATCAAGGAACCAACAAAGATACTTTAACTGTAAAAGAATTGTTATCGCATTATGCAAGGTTAAAAGCTTGGATTCCTTTTTATTTTAATACTTTAGATAGTGTTACAAGCAAGCCTTCAAAAGAATATTATAGTGATACTTGGTCAGAAAATTTTCCTTTTGAAGTAGCTGATAAATTGTATTTAACTAAAAGTTATAAAGATTCTATTTTTACTAAAATAGCCACAGCAGGACAACGTTCAAGGCCAGGATATAAGTATAGTGATTTAACATTTTATATCTTTAAAGATATTATTGAAAATTATTATGGTAAAGATTTAGATAAACTAACACAAGAACGTTTTTATAAAGCTATTGGAGCAAATAATACTGGGTATTTGGCGATTCATAAATTTCCAAAATCTAGAATTGTTCCTACAGAAAAAGATACGTATTATAGAAATCAATTAGTACAAGGTTATGTGCATGATATGGGAGCTGCAATGCAAGGAGGTATTGGAGGTCACGCAGGTTTATTTGCTAATGCAAATGATGTTGCTAAGTTAATGCAGTTATTTTTGCAGAAAGGTTTTTATGGTGGTAAGCGTTATTTTAAGTCTGAAACTATGGATAAGTTTAACCATAGGTATTATGAGGATTTAAAAGTTAGAAGAGGTTTGGGGTTTGATAAGCCTCAACTTAATGAAAAAGTAAAAGCAACTTGTGGTTGCGTTTCAGAAGAGAGTTTTGGACATAGTGGATTTACGGGGACTTATACCTGGGCAGATCCAGAATCTGAAATTGTGTATGTGTTCTTATCAAATAGGGTATATCCAACAATGGATAATAAAAGTTTGGTACGTTCTAATATTAGAACACAAATTCAACAAGTAATACAAGATGCAATTATGGAGTAA
- a CDS encoding lysophospholipid acyltransferase family protein has protein sequence MKYLWYNIVKSIVKVGLFFTHKKIKVFGTENIPKEGAIIFIGNHQNALIDAILIPTTTSRNIHFLTRASVFKTKIVDKILRSLNLIPVYRLRDGKENMEKNIAVFNQCFEYLKAKKAIQIFAEGEHHLFRRILPLKKGFARIILGTLQKYPDLEIKIVPVGINYDSHLNFPSSVSIYYGKPILANPYFNVENPDITFKHIINKVSSELKQLTTHIEDVKKHDEIIKKLTDLNIDFLNPIETNNTLKNLSSIIPTKKVKKEKINWFTPIHILTKINSFFPLLIWRYLQPKIKDIIFTNTYRFALIMTVFPLFYTIQAGIISVIFNYKYGLAYLLFCIITGIITTKTTTVTP, from the coding sequence TTGAAATATCTTTGGTATAATATTGTAAAATCTATTGTTAAGGTTGGACTTTTTTTCACCCATAAAAAAATTAAAGTTTTTGGTACAGAAAACATTCCAAAAGAAGGTGCCATTATTTTTATTGGAAATCATCAAAATGCCTTAATTGATGCCATTTTAATACCAACCACAACTTCCAGAAATATTCATTTTTTAACTAGAGCAAGTGTATTTAAAACTAAAATAGTTGATAAAATTCTAAGATCTTTAAACCTCATCCCTGTCTATAGATTAAGAGATGGAAAAGAAAATATGGAAAAAAATATAGCCGTTTTTAACCAATGTTTTGAATATTTAAAAGCTAAAAAAGCGATACAAATATTTGCCGAAGGTGAACACCACCTATTTAGACGTATTTTACCCTTAAAAAAAGGGTTTGCCCGTATAATTTTAGGAACACTACAAAAATATCCAGATTTAGAAATAAAAATTGTTCCTGTTGGTATTAATTATGATTCTCATTTAAATTTTCCTTCAAGTGTTTCTATATATTACGGAAAACCAATACTTGCCAACCCGTATTTTAACGTAGAAAATCCAGATATTACATTTAAACATATTATAAATAAGGTTTCTTCTGAATTAAAACAACTTACAACTCATATAGAAGATGTTAAAAAACATGATGAAATTATTAAAAAATTAACAGATTTAAATATTGATTTTTTAAATCCTATTGAAACCAACAATACCCTTAAAAACTTAAGCTCTATAATCCCAACTAAAAAAGTTAAAAAAGAAAAAATTAATTGGTTCACTCCTATTCATATTTTAACAAAAATAAACAGTTTTTTCCCCTTATTAATTTGGAGATATTTACAACCAAAAATAAAAGATATTATATTTACAAACACTTATAGATTTGCTTTAATTATGACTGTTTTCCCTCTATTTTACACCATACAAGCAGGCATAATAAGTGTTATTTTTAATTATAAATACGGACTAGCATATTTATTATTTTGTATAATTACAGGAATAATAACAACTAAAACAACTACAGTTACTCCATAA
- a CDS encoding bile acid:sodium symporter family protein — MTENLDSLEINFDTEGLWVLNITLAIIMFGVALGITLEDFKRLFSKPKILITGIISQFFILPLVTFIFIKLLNPMPSIALGLMMVAACPGGNISNFLTQMAKGNAALSVSLTAFATLISMVMTPFNLHFWGNLYAPTASILQTVELDPLELVKLVTLILGVPLILGMWVRSRKPAWATKLSKILKPVSLLIFLSFIVIAFYDNFDIFINYIHYVLLIVIAHNILALLTGFYFAKAMRLSYKNQKTLSIETGIQNSGLGLLLIFSFFHGLGGMALLVAFWAIWDIVSGLILASYWSKQKIKA, encoded by the coding sequence ATGACAGAAAATTTAGATTCATTAGAAATAAATTTTGACACCGAAGGTCTTTGGGTTTTAAATATTACACTTGCCATTATAATGTTTGGCGTAGCACTTGGTATAACTTTAGAAGATTTTAAGCGTTTATTTAGCAAACCAAAAATTTTAATTACAGGAATTATTTCTCAATTTTTTATACTTCCTTTAGTAACTTTTATTTTTATAAAATTATTAAACCCCATGCCAAGTATTGCTTTAGGTTTAATGATGGTTGCTGCCTGTCCAGGAGGTAATATATCCAACTTTTTAACCCAAATGGCAAAAGGAAACGCTGCTCTGTCTGTAAGTTTAACTGCATTTGCAACCTTAATCTCTATGGTTATGACTCCTTTTAACCTACATTTTTGGGGAAATTTATATGCGCCAACAGCTTCAATTCTTCAAACAGTAGAATTAGATCCTTTAGAGTTGGTAAAACTTGTTACATTAATTTTAGGAGTACCATTAATATTAGGCATGTGGGTTAGAAGCCGCAAACCTGCTTGGGCCACTAAACTTTCAAAAATATTAAAACCTGTTTCATTACTAATATTTTTAAGTTTTATTGTTATTGCTTTTTATGATAATTTTGACATTTTTATAAACTATATACATTACGTTTTATTAATTGTAATTGCACACAATATTCTTGCTCTATTAACTGGTTTTTATTTTGCAAAAGCTATGCGTCTTTCATATAAAAATCAAAAAACATTATCTATAGAAACTGGAATACAAAATTCTGGACTAGGCTTATTATTAATATTTAGCTTTTTCCACGGTTTAGGTGGTATGGCTTTATTGGTTGCTTTTTGGGCTATTTGGGATATTGTATCTGGTCTAATTCTAGCTAGTTATTGGTCTAAACAAAAAATTAAAGCGTAA
- a CDS encoding DUF4159 domain-containing protein, translating to MATLKYNGGGDWYANPTALPNLIEFCNDAINTNIKTNPETVEAASIDIFNYPIIFMTGHGNVLFSEAAIDNLKTYLISGGFLHISDNYGLDKFIRREIKKIFPTLDFQEIPYNHPIYHQTFDFKEGVPKIHEHDNKTPQGFGLFYEGRLICFYDYEADLSDGWEDEEVHNDPFEIREQALQMGANIIEYAFKN from the coding sequence GTGGCTACTTTAAAATACAATGGTGGCGGAGATTGGTATGCCAACCCTACCGCATTACCAAACTTAATAGAATTCTGTAACGATGCAATAAATACAAACATAAAAACCAACCCAGAAACTGTTGAAGCAGCAAGTATAGACATATTTAATTATCCAATTATTTTTATGACCGGACACGGAAATGTACTGTTTTCTGAAGCAGCAATTGACAACCTAAAAACCTATTTAATATCTGGAGGGTTTTTACACATTTCAGATAATTATGGGCTTGATAAATTTATTAGAAGAGAAATTAAAAAAATTTTTCCTACTTTAGATTTTCAAGAAATTCCATACAACCACCCTATTTATCATCAAACATTTGATTTTAAGGAAGGTGTGCCAAAAATTCATGAACACGACAATAAAACTCCACAAGGTTTTGGGTTGTTTTATGAAGGAAGATTGATTTGTTTTTATGATTATGAAGCAGATTTAAGCGATGGTTGGGAAGATGAAGAAGTACACAACGATCCTTTTGAAATAAGAGAACAAGCTTTACAAATGGGTGCTAATATTATTGAATACGCTTTTAAAAATTAA
- a CDS encoding 16S rRNA (uracil(1498)-N(3))-methyltransferase — MQLFYNSEINTINQQFTFDKTESRHIVRVLRKKEGDKIFITNGLGELFTSEIEIANDKRCLVKILESKTHKKPWNYYLHIAIAPTKLNDRFEWFLEKATEIGIDEITPIICDHSERKVLKIDRMEKIVHAAAKQSLKFHFPKLNSPISFNEFIQSKFNGQLFIAHCEETSKKTLKSALKTTLNTTILIGPEGDFSTKEITKSLEHSFIPVSLGKSRLRTETAGVVATHSVAFVNEL; from the coding sequence ATGCAGTTATTTTACAATTCTGAAATAAACACCATAAACCAACAATTTACTTTCGACAAAACTGAAAGTCGTCATATAGTGCGTGTATTACGCAAAAAAGAAGGAGACAAAATTTTTATCACTAACGGATTAGGAGAACTTTTTACTTCTGAAATAGAAATTGCAAACGATAAAAGATGTCTGGTAAAAATTTTAGAAAGTAAAACACACAAAAAACCTTGGAATTATTATTTACATATTGCCATAGCTCCAACTAAATTAAATGATCGTTTTGAGTGGTTTTTAGAAAAAGCAACCGAAATTGGTATTGATGAAATTACACCAATTATCTGTGATCATTCTGAAAGAAAAGTATTGAAAATAGATAGAATGGAGAAAATTGTACACGCTGCAGCTAAACAATCGCTAAAATTTCATTTTCCAAAACTAAATTCTCCTATATCTTTTAATGAATTTATACAATCTAAGTTTAATGGACAATTATTTATTGCCCATTGTGAAGAAACTTCAAAAAAAACATTAAAATCGGCTTTAAAAACAACCTTAAACACCACAATACTTATTGGCCCTGAAGGTGATTTTTCTACCAAAGAAATTACTAAAAGTTTGGAGCATTCTTTTATTCCAGTATCTTTGGGAAAAAGTCGATTACGCACAGAAACAGCTGGTGTAGTTGCTACGCATAGTGTTGCTTTTGTTAATGAATTGTAA
- a CDS encoding GTP cyclohydrolase, which produces MITIKEMTSKKELKTYIKFPFKLYKNNEYWVPPIIKEELESFDKTINPVFEHAEARFFVAIKNDEIVGRIAAIINYTEINEQKVKKMRFGWFDFIDDIEVSKMLLEKVREIGLQHNLEFMEGPVGFSNLDKVGVLTYGFDHIGTMVTWYNYPYYKTHFEKLGFEVGKEYLENKFPFKNVKPAPLQRISTILEKRYNLTPLNFTRTKDIMPYVDKMFDLFNKSYAALPSFVPISEIEIDYFKKKYITFINPEYIKFVMNEKDEMVAFAITMPSFSSALQKAKGKLFPFGVFHLLKAKNNSKDAIFYLIGVHPRYQSKGIHALIFNEYQKSFEKIGIETCIRTPELASNKAIAAVWKNFDPVIYKRRCTYKKDL; this is translated from the coding sequence ATGATTACAATTAAAGAAATGACCTCTAAAAAGGAGCTAAAAACTTACATAAAGTTTCCTTTTAAACTCTATAAAAATAATGAATATTGGGTTCCTCCTATTATTAAAGAAGAACTCGAATCTTTTGACAAAACAATTAACCCTGTATTTGAACATGCAGAAGCCCGTTTTTTTGTAGCTATTAAAAACGACGAAATTGTAGGCAGAATTGCCGCAATTATTAATTACACCGAAATAAATGAACAAAAAGTAAAAAAAATGCGTTTCGGTTGGTTCGATTTTATAGATGATATTGAAGTTTCTAAAATGCTACTTGAAAAGGTTAGAGAAATAGGACTTCAACATAATTTAGAATTTATGGAAGGCCCTGTAGGTTTTTCTAATTTAGATAAAGTTGGCGTGTTAACCTATGGTTTCGACCATATTGGCACTATGGTTACTTGGTACAATTATCCGTATTATAAAACACATTTCGAAAAATTAGGATTTGAAGTTGGAAAAGAATATTTAGAAAATAAATTCCCCTTTAAAAATGTAAAACCAGCACCATTACAAAGAATTAGTACAATTTTAGAAAAACGCTATAACTTAACTCCGTTAAATTTTACAAGAACAAAGGATATTATGCCTTATGTAGATAAAATGTTCGATTTGTTTAATAAGAGTTATGCCGCATTACCTTCTTTTGTTCCTATTTCTGAAATAGAAATTGATTATTTTAAGAAAAAATACATCACATTTATCAATCCTGAATATATAAAATTTGTAATGAACGAAAAAGATGAAATGGTTGCTTTTGCTATTACAATGCCTTCATTTTCTTCGGCTTTACAAAAAGCTAAAGGAAAACTTTTTCCTTTTGGTGTTTTTCACTTATTAAAAGCTAAAAATAATAGTAAAGACGCAATATTCTATTTAATTGGTGTGCATCCAAGATATCAAAGTAAGGGGATTCACGCTTTAATTTTTAATGAATATCAAAAATCTTTTGAAAAAATAGGAATTGAAACCTGCATTAGAACTCCAGAACTAGCAAGTAATAAAGCAATTGCAGCTGTATGGAAAAATTTTGATCCCGTTATTTACAAAAGAAGATGTACGTATAAAAAAGATTTATAA